A portion of the Stigmatella aurantiaca DW4/3-1 genome contains these proteins:
- a CDS encoding NAD-dependent epimerase/dehydratase family protein, protein MDATQAGKRGLRVAVTGASGDFGKLLLPRLEADSAVESVLVLDVANPGGTKVEFHRVDLTRHDAEGELTEALTDNPVDALYHLAFPFGPVTNGSVAHELEVAGTINILAAAGRVRVSRLVVPSLTAVYGARGQHPALLREEAPLVGCPLSRFISDKVEVEGQVRAFRERYPATRVLVLRFAPVLGPSVDNPATRMLKRSVVPTLMGFDPLWQAVHEDDAARALHLALTADASGEFNIVGQGVLPLSGLVCQAGARPLPVPGPLFRTALHVLDAVGASGLPIALLDYIHYSLVADGERAETELNFIPIHHARDAAAALRRS, encoded by the coding sequence ATGGATGCGACCCAGGCAGGAAAGAGGGGGCTGCGCGTCGCCGTCACCGGCGCCAGTGGGGACTTTGGCAAGCTGCTGCTGCCAAGGCTGGAAGCTGACTCCGCCGTGGAGAGCGTCCTCGTGCTGGATGTGGCCAATCCAGGAGGCACCAAGGTGGAGTTCCACCGGGTGGACCTCACGCGTCACGACGCCGAGGGCGAGCTAACCGAGGCGCTGACCGACAACCCCGTGGACGCGCTCTACCACCTGGCGTTTCCCTTCGGGCCCGTGACCAACGGCTCGGTGGCCCACGAGCTGGAGGTGGCCGGCACCATCAACATCCTGGCCGCCGCGGGCCGCGTGCGGGTGTCCCGGCTCGTGGTGCCCTCGCTCACCGCGGTCTACGGGGCCCGGGGCCAGCACCCCGCCCTGCTGCGCGAGGAGGCCCCCTTGGTGGGGTGTCCCTTGAGCCGGTTCATCTCCGACAAGGTCGAGGTGGAGGGCCAGGTGCGCGCCTTCCGCGAGCGCTACCCCGCCACGCGCGTGCTCGTGCTGCGCTTCGCCCCCGTGCTGGGCCCCTCGGTGGACAACCCCGCCACGCGCATGCTCAAGCGCTCCGTGGTGCCGACCCTGATGGGGTTCGATCCGCTGTGGCAAGCGGTCCACGAGGACGATGCCGCGCGGGCGTTGCACCTGGCGCTCACGGCGGATGCCTCGGGCGAGTTCAACATCGTGGGCCAGGGGGTGTTGCCGCTCTCGGGCCTGGTTTGTCAGGCGGGGGCCCGGCCGCTGCCCGTGCCAGGCCCCCTGTTCCGCACGGCGCTGCACGTGCTGGATGCCGTGGGCGCCTCGGGATTGCCGATCGCCCTGCTCGACTACATTCATTACAGCTTGGTCGCGGACGGCGAGCGTGCCGAGACCGAGCTCAATTTCATTCCCATCCATCACGCCCGGGATGCCGCCGCGGCGCTGAGGAGGAGCTGA
- a CDS encoding lysophospholipid acyltransferase family protein: MATKGVLGNDPFQRGAARRSTEPQSASPEAPPKKAAPARSKSKAPGAAKKAASPKPPKAPPPKAAKPPKAAKPPKPARTPAPAPEFPTHLREPAPAQTTRRLPPTRKPKVAASQDDAAARAAREHDVDEVMATAIAVEATQAAAEAAAETAVATLLTLGAQQASAGKTLEPNSLEAAWNRELATAVVAEAAEAAAEAVLGVALSGTPPITPEDELPDSVEASLETTPAVNASPPGDEAEVPNPDHDEFPPARKAPLSLVPSPGDTGAEDVRASQEPSAEPHEAGQETATPPPGSMLSLAKEIALQALSSASVSKALEAAHGVVNALRAGLGTGGSTSLDEYGRDSELVTGLQPLMDFLYDRYWRVTLQSVEWIPAGGAILVANHSGALPFDGLVATQAILRERPELREPRWLVEDQVFHAPVLGTIFNRLGAVRACPENALRLLDEQRPVLVFPEGYQGLSKPFAQRYQLKRFGRGGFVKLALRTGAPIIPVAIVGSEETSPLLGRIPAGFLGVPYLPLTGPVPLPAKWTLRFGEPISMDGLSQDAAHDLAEVQRLTERTREAIQSMLQALLRERRSVFAG, from the coding sequence ATGGCCACCAAGGGTGTGCTCGGGAACGATCCGTTCCAGCGCGGAGCCGCGCGGCGTTCCACCGAGCCCCAATCCGCCTCCCCCGAGGCGCCGCCGAAGAAGGCCGCGCCCGCCCGGAGCAAGTCCAAGGCCCCGGGGGCGGCAAAGAAGGCCGCGAGCCCCAAGCCGCCCAAAGCCCCGCCGCCCAAGGCCGCGAAGCCGCCCAAGGCCGCGAAGCCGCCCAAGCCGGCGCGGACACCGGCCCCCGCGCCGGAGTTCCCCACTCACCTGAGAGAACCCGCCCCGGCCCAGACGACCCGCCGCCTTCCTCCCACACGAAAGCCGAAGGTGGCCGCTTCCCAGGACGACGCGGCCGCCCGGGCCGCCCGGGAGCATGACGTCGACGAGGTGATGGCCACCGCCATCGCCGTCGAGGCCACCCAGGCCGCCGCCGAGGCCGCCGCCGAGACCGCGGTCGCCACCTTGCTCACGCTGGGGGCCCAGCAGGCCTCGGCGGGAAAGACGCTGGAGCCCAACTCGCTGGAAGCCGCATGGAACCGGGAACTGGCCACCGCCGTGGTCGCCGAGGCCGCGGAAGCCGCCGCGGAGGCGGTTCTGGGCGTGGCGCTCTCGGGCACGCCGCCGATCACGCCCGAGGACGAGCTGCCGGACAGCGTCGAGGCGTCCCTCGAGACCACCCCCGCGGTCAACGCCTCCCCGCCCGGAGATGAAGCGGAGGTGCCGAACCCCGACCACGACGAATTCCCACCCGCGCGAAAGGCGCCCCTGTCGCTGGTTCCCTCCCCGGGAGACACCGGGGCAGAGGACGTCAGGGCGTCTCAGGAACCCTCCGCCGAGCCGCACGAGGCCGGGCAGGAAACCGCCACGCCCCCTCCGGGCAGCATGCTCTCCCTGGCAAAGGAGATTGCCCTTCAGGCGCTGTCGAGCGCCTCGGTGAGCAAGGCGCTGGAGGCGGCGCACGGGGTGGTGAATGCCCTGCGCGCGGGGCTGGGCACGGGGGGCAGTACCTCCCTGGACGAGTACGGACGGGACTCGGAGCTGGTCACGGGGCTCCAGCCCCTGATGGACTTTCTCTACGACCGCTACTGGCGCGTCACGTTGCAGAGCGTGGAGTGGATCCCCGCGGGGGGCGCCATCCTCGTGGCCAACCACTCGGGGGCCCTGCCCTTCGATGGGCTGGTGGCCACGCAGGCCATCCTCCGCGAGCGCCCCGAGCTGAGAGAGCCCCGGTGGCTGGTGGAAGATCAGGTCTTCCACGCGCCCGTGCTGGGAACGATCTTCAACCGCCTGGGGGCCGTGCGCGCCTGCCCCGAGAATGCCTTGCGGCTGCTGGACGAGCAGCGGCCGGTGCTGGTCTTCCCCGAGGGCTACCAGGGCCTGAGCAAGCCCTTCGCCCAGCGCTATCAGCTCAAGCGCTTCGGACGCGGGGGCTTCGTGAAGCTGGCGCTGCGCACCGGGGCGCCCATCATCCCCGTGGCCATCGTCGGCTCCGAGGAGACCTCTCCCTTGCTGGGCCGCATCCCCGCGGGCTTCCTCGGCGTGCCCTACCTGCCGCTGACGGGGCCCGTGCCCCTGCCCGCCAAGTGGACGCTGCGCTTCGGCGAGCCCATCAGCATGGATGGCCTGAGCCAGGATGCCGCCCATGACTTGGCCGAGGTGCAGCGGCTGACCGAGCGCACCCGCGAGGCCATCCAGAGCATGCTCCAGGCACTGCTGCGCGAGCGCCGGTCCGTCTTCGCGGGCTGA
- a CDS encoding GGDEF domain-containing protein, which translates to MAQRETVVTLISKISDRPVNLDAALVVIYGLDLGRKYDLSRSEILIGRSSKSDISLDQESVSRNHACITNTVKGVFIQDLGSTNGTFVNDDAVKSAQELRNGDLVKIGRTIFKFIAGGNIEAAYHDEIYRLTTMDGLTQVHNRRYFDEQLDREVSRSRRYERVLSLVMFDVDHFKHINDKRGHLAGDYVLKHLASTVRVNIRREDVFARYGGEEFGILLPEVDAKGTWLFAEKVRQMVEQARFVFDKHTIPVTISLGVATLQPEHREPADLVRAADEKLYEAKNTGRNRVCG; encoded by the coding sequence ATGGCGCAGAGAGAGACCGTCGTCACGCTCATCTCGAAGATCTCCGATCGTCCAGTCAATTTGGACGCGGCGCTCGTCGTCATCTATGGCTTGGATCTGGGGCGCAAGTACGACTTGTCGCGCAGCGAGATCCTGATCGGCCGTTCGTCCAAGTCGGACATCTCGCTGGATCAAGAGTCGGTCAGCCGCAACCACGCGTGCATCACCAACACGGTCAAGGGTGTGTTTATCCAGGACCTGGGCTCCACCAACGGCACGTTTGTCAATGACGATGCGGTGAAGAGCGCCCAAGAGCTGCGCAACGGGGACCTGGTCAAGATCGGCCGGACGATCTTCAAGTTCATCGCGGGTGGGAACATCGAGGCGGCGTACCACGATGAGATCTACCGGCTGACGACGATGGACGGGCTGACGCAGGTGCACAACCGGCGTTACTTCGACGAGCAGCTCGACCGGGAAGTCTCCCGCAGCAGGCGCTACGAGCGGGTGCTGTCGCTGGTGATGTTCGACGTCGATCACTTCAAGCACATCAACGACAAGCGGGGACACCTGGCCGGGGACTACGTGCTCAAGCACCTGGCCTCGACGGTGCGCGTGAACATCCGGCGGGAAGATGTCTTCGCGCGCTACGGGGGCGAGGAGTTCGGCATTCTTCTGCCCGAGGTCGACGCCAAGGGCACCTGGCTGTTCGCGGAGAAGGTGCGCCAGATGGTGGAACAGGCGCGCTTCGTGTTCGACAAGCACACCATTCCGGTGACGATCTCGCTGGGCGTGGCGACGCTGCAACCGGAGCACCGCGAGCCCGCGGATCTGGTGCGCGCCGCGGACGAGAAGCTCTACGAGGCGAAGAACACGGGCCGCAACCGCGTCTGCGGCTGA
- a CDS encoding Ig-like domain-containing protein: MNAHTRAPWLLGLLGVCLAWAGCAAKDSEAFFPGGGAGDSAPQGACTVDEECPDPAIFFCNPVTSRCEASCRTQADCGAARRGQFALGDCDRNPLGCQCDQGKCVVSLCSVDAVCGAAVCRDGRCVAPPLAAGAATCQITPAFAIGRQGTQVRFSVAVSGAQGEPLVPAEGISWSATSEAVSGGGQGTQALFTVVSPERSVERIAVRVGEAFCEAHLTVLEAPIAAHRVRVVVTDELTGRPIPDVRVGVSSEEGILTHSGVTDGEGVALVSASGVVSLTAFHAEYGYLTLANHDVEAGSGEVVLPLRRNPLEVHGGVRGVFQNRPVGQNLHIGFTGLSQPGWGMEGGSEQRLGPSREVMFELGGHARQLNLPTNFSLTAPSTQASAEYTAPGLEGGCAEDPVAATRAGLAPFSIRCGMRTAWALSGDMPTAELPPDLFGASQDTSQLLAQGIPLLRHFHSSVVRDVRFRLQPVPGANEGTPDFHDTRHYTPVDQQALQMPLGFPFAVRVPSLPKYRGAFLKNAFVLGTVDVPGRGRVPLGLGLAVNVAPSDPNTDLQSGLSAPGLVGVRMAPAHHGLEGNPYQVVVLASTHAAALGDSAGEALSALVEPLPALMFDPKGSAPLSFSSGFLPIPEGARYNFEAEPAGGLEGRQFWFTNSAGRVGTLLRVRFTNRFGRHWTVLYEPSSETPSVRLPVPPAPFEDRTFFGDHTGTRALLWVQALAVRASDGKRLSLALLADGRTASLARLDEFTRAFAVLDYRRPELAWLTPDQEGLILPRASTVRVRTTGFRLGTAPEGEGFVQLSFLGGMGCEGMTVRGERAASQGLGEVELPLPPDCSGRDVSLTATLVDPSGEPLRPSVTYTRRIHIL; the protein is encoded by the coding sequence ATGAATGCACACACCCGAGCGCCATGGCTGCTGGGCCTGCTAGGCGTGTGCCTGGCGTGGGCGGGGTGTGCCGCGAAGGACTCCGAGGCGTTCTTCCCAGGAGGGGGAGCAGGCGACTCGGCCCCACAGGGGGCCTGTACCGTGGATGAGGAGTGCCCGGATCCGGCGATCTTCTTTTGCAACCCCGTGACCTCGCGGTGTGAGGCCTCCTGCCGGACCCAGGCGGACTGCGGCGCGGCCCGCCGGGGGCAGTTCGCGCTGGGAGACTGCGACCGCAATCCGCTGGGCTGCCAGTGTGATCAGGGCAAATGCGTGGTGTCGCTGTGCTCGGTGGATGCCGTCTGTGGGGCCGCGGTGTGCCGGGATGGACGGTGCGTGGCCCCGCCTCTGGCGGCCGGGGCGGCCACCTGCCAGATCACCCCCGCGTTCGCCATCGGCCGGCAGGGAACGCAGGTGCGCTTCAGCGTGGCGGTGAGCGGTGCGCAGGGGGAGCCCCTGGTGCCGGCCGAGGGCATCTCGTGGAGCGCCACGAGCGAGGCGGTGAGCGGCGGTGGCCAGGGGACCCAGGCGCTCTTCACGGTGGTGTCTCCGGAGCGCTCCGTGGAGCGGATCGCAGTCCGGGTAGGCGAGGCCTTCTGCGAGGCCCACCTCACCGTCCTGGAGGCCCCCATCGCGGCCCACCGCGTGCGCGTGGTGGTGACGGACGAGCTGACCGGCAGGCCGATCCCGGACGTCCGGGTGGGGGTGTCCAGCGAGGAGGGGATCCTCACCCACAGTGGCGTGACGGACGGGGAGGGGGTGGCGCTCGTGTCCGCCTCGGGCGTGGTGAGCCTCACCGCCTTTCATGCGGAGTACGGTTACCTCACGCTGGCGAACCACGACGTGGAAGCGGGATCGGGAGAGGTGGTGTTGCCCCTGCGGCGCAACCCGCTGGAGGTGCACGGCGGCGTCCGGGGGGTGTTCCAGAACAGGCCGGTGGGCCAGAACCTCCACATCGGCTTTACCGGGCTGTCCCAGCCAGGGTGGGGGATGGAGGGGGGGAGCGAGCAGCGCCTGGGCCCCTCTCGGGAGGTGATGTTCGAGCTGGGAGGGCATGCGCGGCAGTTGAACCTGCCCACGAACTTCTCCCTGACGGCGCCATCCACGCAGGCCTCGGCGGAGTACACGGCGCCGGGCTTGGAAGGCGGCTGCGCGGAGGATCCCGTGGCGGCCACCCGAGCGGGCCTGGCGCCGTTCTCCATCCGATGCGGGATGCGCACGGCGTGGGCGCTGTCGGGCGACATGCCCACCGCCGAATTGCCCCCGGATCTCTTCGGCGCCTCACAAGACACCAGCCAACTGCTCGCCCAGGGCATCCCGCTGCTGCGCCACTTTCACTCCTCCGTCGTCCGGGACGTGCGGTTCCGGCTCCAGCCAGTCCCTGGAGCCAACGAGGGCACGCCGGATTTCCACGACACGCGGCACTACACCCCGGTGGATCAGCAAGCCTTGCAGATGCCGCTGGGCTTTCCGTTCGCCGTCCGTGTTCCCTCGCTCCCGAAGTACCGGGGGGCCTTCCTGAAGAATGCCTTCGTGCTGGGGACGGTGGACGTGCCGGGCAGGGGACGGGTGCCGCTGGGCTTGGGGCTCGCGGTGAACGTGGCCCCGTCGGATCCGAACACGGACCTTCAGTCTGGACTGTCTGCGCCAGGGCTCGTCGGTGTCCGCATGGCCCCGGCGCACCATGGGCTGGAGGGCAATCCCTATCAGGTGGTCGTCCTCGCCAGCACCCACGCGGCCGCCCTGGGGGACTCGGCGGGAGAGGCCTTGAGCGCCCTGGTGGAGCCGCTCCCCGCGCTCATGTTCGATCCCAAGGGCAGCGCGCCGCTTTCCTTCTCCAGTGGCTTCCTGCCCATCCCCGAGGGGGCCCGCTACAACTTCGAGGCGGAGCCCGCTGGAGGACTCGAGGGCCGCCAGTTCTGGTTCACCAACAGCGCGGGACGCGTGGGGACGCTGCTGCGGGTCCGCTTCACCAACCGGTTCGGCCGCCACTGGACGGTGCTGTACGAGCCGTCGAGCGAGACCCCCTCCGTGCGCTTGCCCGTGCCGCCGGCCCCCTTCGAGGACCGGACCTTCTTCGGCGACCACACCGGAACGCGCGCCCTGCTGTGGGTGCAGGCGCTCGCGGTGCGCGCTTCGGATGGCAAGCGGTTGAGCCTGGCCCTGTTGGCGGATGGACGGACGGCGTCCCTGGCCCGCCTGGACGAGTTCACGCGGGCCTTCGCCGTGCTCGACTATCGCCGCCCGGAGCTCGCCTGGCTCACCCCGGACCAGGAAGGGCTGATCCTCCCACGCGCCTCCACCGTCCGCGTCCGGACCACGGGGTTCCGGTTGGGCACTGCCCCGGAGGGCGAGGGTTTTGTTCAGCTCTCGTTCCTGGGAGGCATGGGGTGTGAGGGCATGACGGTGAGGGGCGAGAGGGCGGCTTCGCAGGGCCTCGGCGAGGTGGAGCTTCCCCTGCCCCCGGACTGCTCGGGGAGGGACGTCTCCCTCACCGCCACATTGGTGGATCCCAGCGGAGAACCCTTGCGTCCGTCCGTGACCTACACGCGCCGGATTCACATCCTTTGA
- a CDS encoding DUF721 domain-containing protein: MSRHPPQALEVLLPRLLARLAEESGKGLSLMPVWAAAVGPQIAKHTSPYVLQGGTLVVTVESAEWAQTLTLEQGSVCARLNERLGPGRVTALSFRLGG; encoded by the coding sequence ATGTCCCGCCACCCCCCCCAAGCCCTGGAGGTCCTGCTCCCCCGCCTCCTGGCCCGTCTCGCCGAGGAGTCCGGCAAGGGCCTGTCCCTGATGCCCGTCTGGGCCGCGGCCGTCGGCCCCCAGATCGCCAAGCACACCTCGCCCTACGTCCTTCAAGGCGGCACGCTGGTGGTCACCGTGGAGAGCGCCGAGTGGGCCCAGACGCTGACGCTGGAGCAAGGCTCCGTGTGCGCGCGGCTCAACGAGCGGCTGGGGCCCGGACGGGTCACGGCCCTGTCCTTCCGGTTGGGAGGATGA
- a CDS encoding CAP domain-containing protein, producing MMFALALTALVAATPLSPEALEQQASLHVAREFERVGRRLPAKDPALTEAARRLAREALGPQLPTGAPDLHALTLAVSDAGSADPSPRTLVIRAWAHAHVLETFLARQDFSAEPATHFGVGVATAGERAALILLLTERKAELQRFPRAFPRPGVSQMLCGTLMPSLDTAELYVTLPDGNVERLAMARQQGPAFCAQLAFAQNGGYTVEVLGRGAKGPEVVALFLVDVGGPQQRDSAEPVEEPTTLSEARQLLLARINHLRRAHRLNPLTPDSALEGVAQAYSERMAREGFFAHVAPDGSDLRSRVDAAGPAYRSSGENLGMAPGPLAAHFGIEHSPGHRKNLLAALFTHVGIGVAFQTVDGRPQAIVTEVFSNAVLPTTADPLGEAYKAIDAKRKESKLPPLERNEALERIALDHVRRALQRDTPKTTLPGSSLHERVFQALPDVGTAAADFYVAEEPTALSESKNLLEARNRQVGVGLLRGDSKTFGKDRYWLVVIYTAPR from the coding sequence ATGATGTTCGCCCTGGCGCTGACCGCCCTCGTCGCGGCCACCCCCCTGTCCCCGGAGGCCCTGGAGCAGCAGGCATCCCTCCACGTGGCGCGCGAGTTCGAGCGCGTGGGGCGCCGCCTGCCCGCGAAGGATCCCGCGCTGACCGAGGCCGCCCGGAGGCTGGCCCGGGAGGCCCTGGGCCCCCAGTTGCCCACCGGCGCGCCGGACCTGCACGCGCTCACGCTGGCCGTCAGCGACGCGGGCAGCGCCGACCCGAGCCCCCGCACGCTCGTCATTCGCGCCTGGGCCCACGCGCACGTCCTCGAGACCTTCCTGGCGCGCCAGGACTTCAGCGCGGAGCCCGCGACCCATTTCGGCGTGGGCGTGGCCACGGCCGGTGAGCGCGCCGCCCTCATCCTGCTGCTCACCGAGCGCAAGGCGGAGTTGCAGCGCTTCCCGCGCGCCTTCCCCCGCCCGGGGGTCTCCCAGATGTTGTGCGGGACGCTGATGCCGTCCCTGGACACGGCGGAGCTCTACGTCACCCTGCCCGATGGCAACGTGGAGCGCCTGGCCATGGCGCGGCAGCAAGGCCCGGCCTTCTGTGCCCAGCTCGCGTTTGCGCAGAACGGGGGCTACACCGTGGAGGTGCTGGGCCGTGGGGCCAAGGGGCCCGAGGTCGTTGCGCTCTTCCTGGTGGATGTGGGGGGACCCCAGCAGCGCGACAGCGCCGAGCCGGTGGAAGAGCCCACCACCCTGTCCGAGGCGCGGCAACTGCTCCTGGCGCGCATCAACCACCTGCGCCGGGCCCATCGCCTCAACCCGCTGACGCCCGACAGCGCCCTGGAAGGCGTGGCCCAGGCCTACAGCGAGCGCATGGCCCGGGAGGGGTTCTTCGCCCACGTGGCACCCGATGGCTCGGACCTGCGCTCGCGCGTGGACGCCGCGGGGCCCGCCTACCGCAGCTCCGGGGAGAACCTGGGCATGGCCCCCGGGCCCCTGGCTGCGCACTTCGGCATCGAGCACAGCCCGGGCCATCGCAAGAACCTGCTCGCGGCCTTGTTCACGCACGTGGGCATCGGGGTGGCTTTCCAGACGGTGGACGGCCGTCCCCAGGCCATCGTCACCGAGGTGTTCTCCAACGCGGTGCTCCCCACCACGGCCGACCCGCTCGGTGAGGCGTACAAGGCCATCGACGCCAAGCGCAAGGAGTCCAAGCTGCCACCCCTCGAACGCAACGAGGCGCTGGAGCGCATCGCCCTGGACCACGTGCGCCGGGCCCTTCAGCGGGACACGCCCAAGACCACCCTGCCCGGCTCATCGCTGCACGAGCGCGTCTTCCAGGCCCTGCCGGACGTGGGCACCGCGGCAGCGGATTTCTACGTGGCGGAGGAGCCCACCGCCCTGTCCGAGTCCAAGAACCTCCTGGAGGCCCGCAACAGACAGGTGGGTGTGGGCCTCCTCCGCGGAGACTCGAAGACTTTTGGCAAAGACCGCTACTGGCTCGTGGTCATCTACACCGCACCCCGATGA
- a CDS encoding transglycosylase SLT domain-containing protein codes for MKWSSLVAGLVSSVALAQSPETLEAARLHKPEAQVLLQAELKACEASACPQAGRMALLAATLALSEGQAAEARRLLEAHPAPPLLEAFHAYYRGQALFYSGEPAQAAQAFALAVKKAPPSLAPRAKARLAEALLKAGKTAQAAPVLELAATQTPSAELLYQRALVRGAKGASEGARADLRAVALRYPTHPYADEALTQLELLNPPAWLTLDEHMRRARTLLDSGQASRALAELEKATVHRPAETPLERARLALARAQVLFALSRTEEAEKALAEARKGPPAAAAEAELLVARRALRANKNDQARELMAALDRAFPQEAAGEEGGFFAGWLDLQAGRFAEAVKAFSLYEQRYPRSRRRDEGLWFRALALLRLERYAEAREALGQLVSGAPKSNLVPQARYWIARSQELGGASAALTVPAYEAVVTTAPASFYALLASERLRALGRALPAAFPSPPRPLIVPRPPELELAVALGEAGLFADAAEEVESRVSRIRSAEQALPFAHALLQMGEYGHAHAVAARYLWGRAFGARSPDALAAFYPRAFASAVEAAATRHEVEPYLVWAIMRRESTFRPDVASAADARGLMQLIPPTGIAIAERLAEPPPNPADLFAPDLNIRYGAWYLSQLMKRFAHPVLAAAAYNAGPKAALKWAQEKGTLPLDLFIEEIPFRETRGYVKQVVADLYLYRSFYGQGAPLPPLAMTVPAPAVEGVGF; via the coding sequence ATGAAGTGGAGCAGTTTGGTGGCGGGGTTGGTCTCGAGCGTGGCACTGGCCCAGTCTCCGGAGACCTTGGAGGCCGCGCGGCTCCACAAGCCGGAGGCCCAGGTGCTCCTCCAGGCCGAGCTCAAGGCCTGTGAGGCCTCCGCGTGCCCTCAGGCCGGGCGCATGGCGCTGCTGGCGGCGACCCTGGCCCTCTCCGAGGGGCAAGCGGCCGAGGCCCGGCGGCTGCTGGAGGCCCACCCCGCGCCCCCGCTGCTGGAAGCCTTTCATGCTTATTACCGCGGACAGGCGTTGTTCTACTCGGGCGAGCCCGCCCAGGCGGCCCAGGCCTTCGCGCTGGCCGTGAAGAAGGCGCCTCCTTCCCTGGCTCCCCGTGCCAAGGCCCGCCTGGCAGAGGCCCTGCTGAAGGCGGGCAAGACGGCCCAGGCGGCCCCGGTGCTGGAGCTCGCCGCGACGCAGACACCCTCCGCGGAGCTGCTCTACCAGCGCGCCCTGGTGCGCGGTGCCAAAGGGGCCTCCGAGGGGGCCCGCGCCGACCTGCGCGCGGTGGCCCTGCGCTACCCCACCCATCCCTATGCGGACGAGGCCCTCACGCAACTGGAGCTGCTCAACCCCCCCGCCTGGTTGACCCTCGATGAGCACATGCGCCGGGCCCGCACGCTGCTCGACAGCGGCCAGGCCTCGCGGGCGTTGGCGGAGCTGGAGAAGGCCACGGTCCACCGCCCCGCGGAGACCCCCTTGGAGCGCGCGCGGCTGGCGCTCGCCCGTGCCCAGGTGCTGTTCGCCCTGTCGCGCACGGAGGAGGCCGAGAAGGCGCTCGCCGAGGCCCGGAAGGGGCCTCCAGCGGCCGCCGCCGAAGCGGAGTTGCTGGTCGCGCGCCGGGCGCTGCGCGCCAACAAGAACGACCAGGCCCGGGAGCTGATGGCGGCCCTGGACCGTGCCTTTCCCCAGGAGGCCGCGGGCGAAGAGGGGGGCTTCTTCGCGGGGTGGTTGGATTTGCAGGCGGGACGCTTCGCGGAGGCGGTGAAGGCCTTTTCCCTCTACGAGCAGCGCTACCCGCGCTCCCGGCGGCGCGACGAGGGGCTGTGGTTTCGCGCCCTGGCCCTGCTGCGCCTGGAACGGTATGCCGAGGCGCGCGAGGCCCTGGGCCAGCTGGTCTCCGGCGCGCCCAAGAGCAACCTCGTGCCGCAGGCGCGCTACTGGATCGCCCGAAGCCAGGAGCTGGGCGGGGCCTCCGCGGCCCTCACCGTGCCCGCCTACGAGGCGGTCGTCACCACCGCGCCCGCCTCCTTCTATGCGCTGCTGGCCTCCGAGCGCCTGAGGGCCCTGGGCCGCGCGCTGCCCGCGGCCTTTCCCTCACCGCCCCGACCGCTCATCGTCCCCCGGCCCCCCGAGCTGGAACTCGCGGTGGCCCTCGGCGAGGCGGGGCTCTTCGCGGACGCGGCCGAGGAAGTGGAGTCGCGGGTGTCACGCATCCGCTCCGCGGAGCAGGCCCTGCCCTTCGCGCACGCGCTCTTGCAGATGGGCGAGTACGGCCATGCCCACGCCGTCGCCGCGCGGTACCTGTGGGGACGGGCCTTCGGCGCCCGGTCTCCGGACGCCCTGGCCGCCTTCTATCCGCGCGCCTTCGCCTCGGCGGTGGAGGCAGCGGCCACCCGCCACGAGGTGGAGCCCTACCTGGTCTGGGCCATCATGCGCAGGGAGAGCACCTTCCGGCCGGATGTGGCCAGCGCCGCGGATGCGCGGGGGTTGATGCAGCTCATCCCCCCCACAGGCATCGCCATCGCCGAGCGGCTGGCCGAGCCTCCGCCCAACCCGGCGGACCTCTTCGCGCCCGATCTCAACATCCGTTACGGCGCCTGGTACCTCTCCCAGCTCATGAAGCGCTTCGCGCACCCGGTGCTCGCCGCGGCGGCCTACAACGCGGGCCCCAAGGCGGCGCTCAAGTGGGCCCAGGAGAAGGGCACGCTGCCCCTGGATCTCTTCATCGAGGAGATCCCCTTCCGCGAGACCCGCGGCTACGTGAAGCAGGTGGTGGCGGACCTGTACCTGTACCGCTCCTTCTACGGCCAGGGCGCGCCGCTGCCCCCGCTGGCCATGACGGTGCCCGCCCCCGCGGTGGAGGGCGTCGGCTTCTGA
- the cmk gene encoding (d)CMP kinase codes for MSSRPFIVAIDGPAGAGKSTVSKLLARRLGFALVDTGAIYRCVALMAQREGIAFDDDAQLDALLGRIHIHFQVVGEENHVFLDGQNVSSEIRAPEISMRASQVSSRPVVRTGLLALQRRLALEAEKGAILEGRDIGTVVFPDADAKFFLEASSEIRARRRYEELFQKGVERSLDEVLADQTQRDRDDSTRAVAPLKAAEDAVRVDSSVLPLSEVVHQLEHEIQRRLAQRG; via the coding sequence GTGAGCTCTCGGCCCTTCATTGTCGCCATCGACGGCCCGGCGGGCGCCGGCAAGTCCACGGTCTCCAAGCTGCTGGCCCGCAGGCTCGGCTTCGCGCTGGTGGACACGGGGGCCATCTACCGCTGCGTGGCGCTGATGGCCCAGCGTGAGGGCATTGCCTTCGATGACGACGCCCAGCTGGACGCGCTGCTGGGGCGCATCCACATCCACTTCCAGGTGGTGGGCGAGGAGAATCACGTCTTCCTGGATGGCCAGAACGTCTCCTCGGAGATCCGCGCGCCGGAGATCTCCATGCGCGCCTCTCAGGTCTCCAGCCGCCCGGTGGTGCGCACCGGGCTGCTCGCGCTCCAGCGCCGGTTGGCGCTGGAGGCCGAGAAGGGGGCCATCCTGGAGGGCCGGGACATTGGCACCGTGGTGTTCCCGGACGCGGACGCCAAGTTCTTCCTGGAAGCCTCATCCGAGATCCGCGCCCGGCGCCGCTACGAGGAGCTGTTCCAGAAGGGCGTCGAGCGCAGCCTGGACGAGGTGCTCGCGGACCAGACCCAGCGGGACCGGGACGACTCGACCCGGGCCGTGGCGCCGCTCAAGGCCGCCGAGGACGCCGTGCGCGTGGACTCCAGCGTCCTGCCCCTGTCCGAGGTGGTGCACCAGCTGGAGCATGAGATCCAGCGGCGGCTGGCCCAGCGCGGCTGA